One genomic window of Daphnia pulex isolate KAP4 chromosome 12, ASM2113471v1 includes the following:
- the LOC124208808 gene encoding transcription factor CP2-like isoform X6: MPCGPPGSLTSSFTSSSAGVGLAGNSASSSTAGPLHHYAPYHHVHHVADGGAGGGAAPLCGTSSTLVNSSSSSGIICGSSNSPSPYSSSSSPHHYSGHTSVAVAAAAAAAAAAAYHHHHHHHFASSGSAYHPYSYNYSSNGNSSNSTAGSAVTNGHHPTSSACSTAYAHYPAPSSSPSALELTRRKMISRSSPVSTSWRSNSPSPWEMEGEALLALPTLTGFKQEAPSPPNGEHGVGTNPSPPQSTERASSEGRTVTHLTGHGGDQSSYSHPFQHMLHQHSGGWSGQDNGTGGSGTVGGGAGPITGGVGTGSASSLTSSSSNEGMSSSGGIHQQGGSGSAVVGASNYHGEKYKYDRLNETDANADNRLDPNQQFQYVLAAATSIATKVNEESLTYLNQGQPYEIKMKKLGDLSNFRGKLLRSVVRLCFHERRLQYMEREQIAAWRMSRPGDRIVEIDVPLSYGIYEVVQDNSNLNVVEFAWDPTKEVGVYIKVNCISTEFTPKKHGGEKGVPFRIQVETYSHGDGDGTPKRLHVAGCQIKVFKLKGADRKHKQDREKIYKRPMVEQEKYQPSCECTILAEIPLELVYTSAIVPVGTATSNGSTSVNQAPQQTVVATTVVTPPAVLATRTYSPTELHKSQSFTSDGCPSESPLGHETDNVESPTSMIGSGNSAVYQYYLQPLSAEASAQQTAQWLQTNRFSSQARTFSRFAGADILRLTRDDLIQICGVADGIRLYNALHAKPLAPRLTLYLTQDQSQVFHAIFLENLSCVEIANKLAGLVQLSSQHILDVYIEGPCGIHVHVTDEVVQNMKDESMFTVELLPDQTSERYRLLLKSTSPH; the protein is encoded by the exons ATGCCGTGCGGGCCGCCCGGTTCTTTAACGTCTTCCTTCACATCGTCATCGGCCGGCGTTGGACTGGCTGGAAACAGCGCTAGCAGCAGTACGGCTGGGCCGCTGCACCATTACGCACCTTACCACCACGTTCATCACGTGGCCGACGGTggggctggtggtggtgctgctcCTCTTTGTGGCACTTCTTCGACGTTGGTGAATTCTTCGTCTAGCTCAGGAATCATTTGCGGCAGCAGCAATTCCCCGTCTCCTTATTCCTCCTCTTCATCGCCCCACCATTACTCGGGTCACACGTCAGTAGCCGTGgcagccgctgccgccgccgctgcggCCGCAgcttaccaccaccaccatcatcaccatTTCGCCTCGTCCGGTTCGGCCTATCATCCTTACTCGTACAATTACAGCAGCAACGGCAACAGTAGTAACAGCACCGCTGGATCGGCTGTTACCAACGGCCATCATCCGACGTCGTCGGCTTGTTCTACAGCGTATGCTCACTATCCAGCGCCCTCATCGTCCCCGTCGGCTTTGGAGTTGACACGTCGCAAAATGATCTCACGCTCGAGTCCCGTCTCGACCTCGTGGAGGTCCAACTCGCCATCTCCATGGGAAATGGAAGG TGAGGCCCTTTTGGCACTTCCAACGTTGACCGGATTCAAACAAGAGGCACCCTCACCTCCTAATGGAGAGCATGG GGTTGGCACAAATCCATCGCCTCCGCAATCGACTGAAAGGGCTTCCAGTGAAGGTAGGACGGTGACGCATCTGACAGGTCACGGAGGCGATCAGAGCAGCTATTCGCACCCGTTCCAGCACATGTTGCACCAACATTCAGGTGGCTGGAGCGGACAGGATAACGGAACTGGAGGAAGTGGCACCGTTGGAGGAGGAGCCGGGCCCATCACGGGTGGTGTTGGCACGGGCAGTGCCTCTAGCCTAACGTCCTCTTCGTCCAACGAAGGCATGTCGTCTTCCGGAGGCATCCATCAGCAAGGCGGAAGTGGCTCCGCTGTCGTTGGAGCCAGCAACTACCACGGCGAGAAATACAAATACGATCGACTTAACGAGACGGACGCCAATGCCGACAACAGGTTGGATCCCAACCAACA GTTTCAGTACGTGTTGGCTGCAGCCACGTCGATTGCCACTAAAGTCAACGAAGAGTCTTTGACTTATTTGAACCAAGGGCAACcctatgaaataaaaatgaagaaactggGCGATTTGTCGAACTTTAGAGGGAAATTGCTCAGA AGCGTGGTGAGATTGTGTTTCCACGAGCGAAGGCTGCAGTACATGGAACGCGAGCAGATTGCCGCGTGGAGGATGTCGAGGCCAGGCGACCGTATCGTCGAGATTGACGTGCCCCTATCCTACGGCATTTACGAAGTCGTCCAGGACAATAGCAACTTGAACGTGGTTGAATTTGCCTGGGATCCCACCAAGGAAGTGGGCGTCTACATCAAAGTCAATTGCATCAGCACCGAATTCACGCCGAAGAAACACGGCGGCGAAAAAGGTGTTCCTTTCCGCATTCAGGTCGAAACCTACTCCCACGGTGACGGTGATGGCACCCCTAAACGTCTCCACGTTGCCGGCTGCCAGATCAAAGTGTTCAAG TTAAAAGGAGCAGATCGAAAACATAAGCAAgatagggaaaaaatttacaagCGGCCAATGGTTGAACAGGAGAAATATCAACCATCATGTGAATGCACCATATTGGCCGAG ATACCACTCGAATTAGTCTATACGTCAGCGATTGTGCCAGTAGGCACAGCGACGAGCAATGGCAGCACAAGCGTCAACCAGGCCCCTCAACAAACTGTGGTTGCGACTACCGTGGTCACTCCACCGGCCGTTTTGGCCACCCGGACATACAGTCCAACAGAATTACA CAAATCGCAAAGTTTCACCAGTGATGGATGTCCTAGTGAGAGTCCCCTAGGCCACGAAACGGATAACGTTGAAAGTCCT ACATCTATGATCGGCAGTGGTAATAGTGCCGTTTACCAGTATTACCTCCAGCCCTTAAGCGCCGAAGCGAGCGCTCAACAGACGGCCCAATGGCTGCAGACCAATCGCTTCTCCAGCCAAGCCCGCACATTTTCTCGCTTTGCCGGAGCCGACATTCTAAGACTGACGCGCGATGACCTTATCCAGATTTGTGGAGTGGCCGATGGCATACGACTTTACAACGCCCTACACGCCAA ACCTTTAGCGCCGAGACTGACACTTTACTTGACGCAGGATCAAAGCCAAGTGTTTCACGCCATTTTCCTAGAGAACTTATCCTGCGTCGAGATAGCCAACAAATTAGCCGGACTAGTGCAATTGTCATCCCAACACATTTTGGACGTCTACATTGAAGGACCTTGCGGAATCCATGTACATGTCACTGACGAAGTCGTGCAAAACATGAAGGATGAATCCATGTTCACTGTCGAATTACTACCTG ATCAAACTAGCGAACGTTATCGACTGCTGCTGAAATCGACTTCACCTCACTAG